One stretch of Glycine soja cultivar W05 chromosome 7, ASM419377v2, whole genome shotgun sequence DNA includes these proteins:
- the LOC114418983 gene encoding probable glutathione S-transferase, protein MATNQEEVSLLGVVGSPFVCRVQIALKLKGIQYKFFEENLVNKSELLLKYNPVHKKVPVFVHNEKPIAESLVIVEYIDETWKNNPILPSDPYQRALARFWSKFIDDKIGGAVWKSVFTVDEKEREKNVEESLEALQFLESEIKGKKFFGGEEFGMVDIAAIFIAFWVPMVQEIAGLELFTSEKFPKLYNWSQEFMSHPVVKEVLPPRDPLFAFFKARYESLLADSK, encoded by the exons ATGGCAACTAATCAGGAAGAGGTGTCTCTTTTGGGAGTTGTTGGAAGCCCATTTGTGTGCAGGGTGCAGATTGCCCTCAAGTTGAAGGGAATTCAATACAagttttttgaagaaaatttgGTCAACAAGAGTGAACTGCTTCTCAAATACAACCCTGTTCACAAGAAGGTTCCGGTGTTTGTTCACAATGAGAAGCCCATAGCAGAGTCTCTTGTGATTGTTGAATACATTGATGAGACATGGAAGAACAACCCCATCTTGCCTTCTGATCCTTACCAAAGAGCCTTGGCTCGTTTCTGGTCCAAATTCATTGATGACAAG ATTGGGGGTGCTGTATGGAAATCTGTTTTCACGGTTGATGAGAAAGAGCGTGAGAAGAATGTTGAAGAATCGTTGGAGGCTCTGCAGTTTCTTGAGAGTGAGATCAAGGGCAAGAAGTTCTTTGGAGGAGAGGAGTTTGGGATGGTAGATATTGCTGCTATCTTCATAGCATTTTGGGTCCCTATGGTTCAAGAAATTGCAGGGTTGGAGTTATTCACAAGTGAGAAATTTCCTAAGCTCTACAATTGGAGCCAAGAGTTCATGAGCCACCCTGTTGTGAAAGAAGTTCTTCCTCCTAGAGACCCACTTTTTGCCTTCTTCAAAGCCCGCTACGAAAGCCTGCTCGCTGATTCAAAATAG